AAATCGGGGCCTTGCGTCGGTGTGGCTCCCGTTTCCTCCTACACGCTGACTACAGCTCCACGTAGTGCGGCGTAGCATGTACAGTTTGCCGGCCGTACTCTCCCGAGTCCTCAACCTTCCAAAGAACTCAGCATGATTGTTTCGCATGACAAGCGTGTCGAAGCAATGGAAACAGCGTTAGAGCAATAGAATTTCTGGCAACGCGCCCCTCATCTTTGAAGAAGCAATAAAGATGGCAGGCGGGATAAATTGAAGTTCCAAATGGACTTGCCCCATGGGCTTTACATGCCGCGTATGCGTTGAATAGCTCGTGCCCTCACGCTCCCCCTATTTCCAATGCGATGGGAGGTTACAGCGCGAAACTATCCATGGCAAAACGTGTGTTATCGTACTGAAAATATTTCGTTGCGCCCGCAACATACACGCTTCAAACCCCTGAAAATAATCGAAAAACGGGCGGTGTGGACGAAGAAGAAAAAAGCGCTTTGCTAAAAACTCCCTTTTGGAAAAAACTGGGTCCCGGACTCATTACTGGTGCCGCGGATGATGATCCGAGCGGCATTGCAACATATTCGCAAGTAGGGGCAGGCTTTGGCTATGCGATGTTGTGGACCACATTTTTTACATTCCCCCTGATGGTGGGTATCCAGGTGGTCAGCGCCCGCATTGGACGGGTAACCGGTTACGGTCTTGCTGCCAATATTAGAACACATTACCCCCCGTGGCTGCTTCGAGGCATTATTTCGCTACTCCTGGTTGCCAACACTATCAATATCGCAGCCGATATTGGGGCAATGGCCGCTGCGCTTAAATTGCTCATCGGTGGATCACCGCATCTATATGCGGTCGTATTTGGTGTTCTCTCGCTGGTACTGCAGGTCTTTATTCCCTTTCCGCGATATGCACCGATTTTAAAGATGCTGACGCTATCCCTTTTCGCCTATGTTGCGACAGTGTTTATCGTACAAGTGCCGTGGGGTGAGGTACTCAGGCACACTGTCATGCCATCCATATCATTTAAAACCGAGTATGTAGTAGCAGTCGTTGCCGTCTTCGGCACCACCATCAGTCCATATCTTTTTTTTTGGCAAGCTTCTCAGGAAGTCGAGGAACAACGTGCTGTAGACGGTGACGAGCCGCTAAAAGAAGCCCCGCAACAAGCAAGCGCTCACCTGCGGCGGATCAAAATTGATACGTATATCGGCATGGGTTTTTCCAACCTGATTGCTTTTTTTATCATGCTGACCGCCACCGTGACCCTGCACCTGCACGGCATTACCGACATTCAAAGCTCTGAGCAGGCTGCGGAAGCGTTGCGCCCAATAGCCGGGGAATATGCATTCTTGCTGTTCTCGGCAGGGATCATAGGCACCGGGATGCTTGCCGTTCCGGTTCTGGCAGGATCGGCTGCCTATGCCGTGGCGGAATCTTTCAGATGGAATATTGGCCTGGGTCGCGCACCTCTGGACGCCCAGGGTTTCTACCTGATCTTGATCGTTGCCACGCTATTGGGCGTCGCCCTCAACTTTACCTCTATAGATCCTATTAAAGCTCTTTTTTGGAGCGCTGTCATCAACGGCGTAATAGCCGTTCCAATTATGGCAGTCATGATGCTTCTAGCCGCAAGACCTGACGTGATGGGACAGTTTGTTGTCAGCACCCGTCTTCGGGTACTCGGCTGGATCGCAACGTGTGTAATGGCACTTGCCGTGGTTGGGATGGGAATAACTTCGCTACTATAAAAGTCTTCGTTAAGGCCGGCGGCGGATCCCGGCGGCTAAAGGAACTTGCAATGGTCGAAAGGAATAAGAAAGCCAAGCAAGCCCGGTCCTCTGAACAGGCAACCTGTTTACCGCGGGGACAACAAATGATGAGCGGTTAGCGGACGTTACTGCGTGCAGCGATTATCTTGTGGACAACGGCCTCACTTCGGGATGGGGTGCCAAGTGTTACATCTGGCCGCAAGGCAAATATGCGAGGACCGTAACGGACTTATCGTTCCTCGAGGTGATGCTTGATAACGACGTTAGCGTGGGACGTACCGCAGACGGCCCCAATCCGAGCTATCACATGCAGAAAAATAACGCCCTCAGCATGAGGACTCTACAGCTTCGTTGCGGTCCAATCATTTGGCATACATGCGCCAGTGTTCACACCGAGACGCCGTTGGCCGCATCAGCCGAAGCGAGGTGTACCTCACTGTAACGGAATTAAGTGTCCAATGAGAGTTACGATCAAACTGGTATGACCGATACCATCATCGCTAGTGTCGGGAACATACATCCGCGCAGAAGGAGTTTGCCCAG
The window above is part of the Nitrosospira sp. Is2 genome. Proteins encoded here:
- a CDS encoding divalent metal cation transporter; this encodes MDEEEKSALLKTPFWKKLGPGLITGAADDDPSGIATYSQVGAGFGYAMLWTTFFTFPLMVGIQVVSARIGRVTGYGLAANIRTHYPPWLLRGIISLLLVANTINIAADIGAMAAALKLLIGGSPHLYAVVFGVLSLVLQVFIPFPRYAPILKMLTLSLFAYVATVFIVQVPWGEVLRHTVMPSISFKTEYVVAVVAVFGTTISPYLFFWQASQEVEEQRAVDGDEPLKEAPQQASAHLRRIKIDTYIGMGFSNLIAFFIMLTATVTLHLHGITDIQSSEQAAEALRPIAGEYAFLLFSAGIIGTGMLAVPVLAGSAAYAVAESFRWNIGLGRAPLDAQGFYLILIVATLLGVALNFTSIDPIKALFWSAVINGVIAVPIMAVMMLLAARPDVMGQFVVSTRLRVLGWIATCVMALAVVGMGITSLL